A section of the Nyctibius grandis isolate bNycGra1 chromosome 30, bNycGra1.pri, whole genome shotgun sequence genome encodes:
- the TOMM5 gene encoding mitochondrial import receptor subunit TOM5 homolog gives MFRIEGLGPKMDPEELKRKMRRDVLTSVRNFLIYVALLRITPFILKKLDSI, from the exons ATGTTCCGCATCGAGGGCCTGGGGCCCAAGATGGACCCGGAGGAGCTGAAGCGCAAGATGCGCCGCGACGTCCTCACCTCCGTCCGCAACTTCCTCATCTACGTCGCGCTGCTGCGGATCA ctcCTTTCATCCTGAAGAAACTGGACAGTATATGA